One Setaria viridis chromosome 3, Setaria_viridis_v4.0, whole genome shotgun sequence DNA window includes the following coding sequences:
- the LOC117849322 gene encoding subtilisin-like protease 1 codes for MDLTRLLALLVLASLLGCATPTVTRHERPSRSTYIVRVHPPPKFSTDTSSTNLETWYRSFLPPLLSTSRPRTPFIHTYREAILGFAVNLTKHEVEYVKKRDGVLKVYEDYLVPLLTTHTPEFLGLRQDGGVWSSTGMGEGSIIGVLDTGIDVSHGSFDDEGMKPPPEKWRGSCNFGDVKCNKKLIGGRSLLGGQLNLEDSAGHGTHTASTAAGRSIEGASVLGNGNGTAAGMAPHAHLAVYKVCNDFGCFASNIIAGLDAAIADGVDILSISLGGKSLPFDEDIIAMGAFSAMRKGIFVSCSAGNSGPSSSTIQNEAPWVLTVGASTIDRRMEAIVKLGDGRSFVGESAYQPSNLDSLPLVHELDSGDAKGKVIACDLGGSLSQLKLGKTVQDAGGAGMIALGNEESGQNTFAAAHILPASYVNSIDAAVIRQYIKNSDKPTASIVFNGTLLGTTPAPVVAYFSSRGPSTQTPGILKPDIIGPGVNIIAAWPFRVGPVTTDGKNMAFNTLSGTSMSAPHLSGIAAIIKSAHPDWSPAAIKSAIMTTSYVVDDHKKPILDETLNPAGHFSIGAGHVNPSQAVNPGLIYDIDEEQYISYLCGLDGYTDFRVEIITHRKGVCGEGRKISEAELNYPSIAVKASTGELVVSRTVTNVGDAKSSYTVDIEMPKEVTASLSPSVLEFTKVNEKKTFTVSLTWDANAIKHAEGSFKWISDKHVVRSPIVIF; via the coding sequence ATGGATCTGACACGCCTATTAGCATTGCTTGTTCTTGCAAGCCTTCTAGGTTGTGCCACACCAACTGTCACTCGTCATGAAAGACCTAGCCGATCCACATATATCGTACGTGTGCATCCTCCACCAAAATTTTCAACTGATACGAGCTCCACCAACCTTGAGACCTGGTATAGATCGTTTCTTCCACCATTACTTAGTACATCCAGGCCTCGTACACCATTCATCCATACCTATAGAGAAGCCATTCTAGGTTTCGCTGTGAACCTGACAAAACATGAGGTAGAGTACGTTAAGAAGAGAGATGGTGTCCTTAAGGTATATGAAGATTACCTTGTACCACTCCTGACAACCCACACCCCAGAATTCTTGGGGTTGCGGCAAGACGGAGGGGTTTGGAGTAGCACAGGGATGGGTGAGGGAAGCATCATAGGGGTACTAGACACAGGGATAGATGTTTCACACGGCTCGTTTGATGATGAAGGAATGAAGCCACCACCGGAAAAGTGGCGTGGGTCTTGCAACTTTGGAGATGTTAAGTGCAACAAAAAATTGATCGGCGGCAGATCATTATTAGGAGGCCAATTGAATCTTGAGGATAGCGCTGGCCATGGTACGCACACTGCAAGCACGGCTGCTGGAAGATCCATAGAAGGCGCAAGTGTCCTTGGCAATGGGAATGGTACTGCAGCTGGTATGGCTCCACATGCACACCTTGCTGTGTACAAGGTATGCAACGATTTCGGATGCTTTGCCTCAAACATTATTGCAGGACTGGATGCAGCCATTGCTGATGGTGTTGACATCTTGTCCATATCACTCGGTGGTAAATCACTGCCATTCGATGAAGATATTATCGCCATGGGTGCATTTTCTGCCATGAGGAAAGGGATATTTGTCAGTTGTTCTGCAGGGAATTCAGGTCCATCATCTAGCACTATACAGAATGAGGCACCCTGGGTCCTGACGGTCGGTGCAAGTACAATAGACAGGAGGATGGAAGCTATTGTCAAGCTGGGTGACGGCCGCTCATTTGTCGGTGAGTCAGCCTACCAACCATCTAATCTTGATTCATTGCCACTGGTGCATGAATTAGATTCTGGAGATGCTAAAGGGAAGGTTATTGCTTGCGACCTTGGTGGTTCTCTCTCCCAACTCAAACTTGGGAAGACTGTTCAGGATGCTGGTGGTGCTGGGATGATAGCACTTGGAAACGAGGAGAGTGGACAGAATACTTTTGCTGCAGCTCATATTTTACCAGCATCATATGTCAACTCCATAGATGCAGCCGTAATTAGACAGTACATCAAGAATTCAGACAAGCCGACGGCTTCGATTGTCTTCAATGGTACGTTGTTGGGAACTACTCCAGCTCCTGTTGTTGCTTACTTCTCTTCTCGTGGTCCAAGCACTCAAACTCCTGGTATTCTCAAGCCTGACATAATCGGGCCTGGAGTGAATATCATTGCAGCTTGGCCATTCAGAGTTGGGCCAGTGACGACAGATGGAAAGAATATGGCGTTTAATACCTTATCTGGAACATCAATGTCTGCACCTCACCTTAGTGGAATTGCAGCTATAATCAAGAGTGCGCATCCAGATTGGTCACCAGCGGCAATCAAGTCAGCAATCATGACTACTTCTTATGTTGTTGATGATCACAAGAAGCCGATCCTAGATGAGACACTCAATCCGGCTGGGCATTTCAGTATAGGTGCAGGGCATGTTAACCCCTCACAAGCTGTCAATCCTGGTCTAATCTATGACATTGATGAAGAGCAGTACATTTCGTATCTTTGTGGGCTTGATGGTTACACAGATTTTCGAGTTGAGATAATCACACATCGCAAGGGTGTGTgcggagaaggaagaaaaatctCGGAAGCAGAGCTGAACTATCCTTCAATTGCAGTGAAAGCAAGCACCGGCGAACTTGTCGTGAGTAGGACCGTCACCAATGTGGGAGATGCAAAATCATCATACACTGTGGACATTGAGATGCCGAAAGAAGTAACGGCATCACTATCACCAAGTGTGCTGGAATTTACCAAGGTAAATGAGAAGAAAACATTTACTGTAAGTTTAACTTGGGATGCCAATGCAATTAAGCATGCTGAGGGAAGCTTCAAGTGGATTTCTGACAAGCATGTTGTGAGGAGCCCCATTGTAATATTCTAA